A portion of the Bdellovibrionales bacterium genome contains these proteins:
- a CDS encoding penicillin-insensitive murein endopeptidase — MSIEIHELPRFPSVSSIGRLSGRVNEGRGSSQNGSNLLAHSSLLESDIVMSAKKLGILLVLLFSVATEATEWDEKDQLTPAELNELIGIEKGPVEKSQLPGIEQAIGFFSRGDLINSNSLPSESQGLLKIMQGRKRAYATDDVVKILADIAKSISRDCPNGERLQIGDISGAGGGPLGRHGSHQNGLDVDIAYYRHNHKEQNPDNNLGFDEDFAPRGKLSLNFDSDRNGEVFSRLIQTGRVNRIFVDEVIKKHFCLKWKNQDSDLKVAAVLRSLRPLKNHHDHFHLRLTCPPTSPRCIEQEPPPVGTGC, encoded by the coding sequence ATGAGCATTGAAATACACGAGCTTCCCCGATTTCCGTCAGTTTCCTCTATCGGACGTTTGTCGGGTCGGGTTAACGAAGGTAGGGGTTCGTCTCAAAATGGATCGAATCTGCTTGCTCACTCGAGCTTGTTAGAATCTGATATTGTTATGAGTGCAAAAAAGCTAGGTATTTTGTTAGTCCTTCTTTTTTCAGTGGCAACCGAAGCAACGGAATGGGACGAAAAGGATCAACTCACGCCTGCGGAGTTAAATGAGCTGATCGGAATAGAAAAAGGTCCTGTTGAGAAATCTCAGTTACCTGGAATTGAACAGGCCATCGGATTCTTCTCGCGTGGTGATCTTATTAATTCCAATAGTCTCCCCTCGGAGTCCCAGGGCCTCTTGAAAATCATGCAGGGCAGAAAGCGAGCCTACGCAACTGATGACGTGGTTAAAATACTTGCCGATATTGCAAAAAGCATCTCTCGGGACTGTCCAAATGGGGAGCGACTTCAGATTGGCGATATCAGCGGAGCAGGTGGAGGCCCCCTGGGGCGCCACGGGAGTCATCAAAACGGTCTTGATGTCGATATTGCCTACTATCGCCACAATCACAAAGAACAGAATCCCGATAACAATCTTGGATTTGATGAAGATTTTGCCCCGAGAGGAAAACTCTCCCTAAACTTTGACTCAGATCGAAACGGAGAAGTCTTTAGCCGCCTTATTCAGACGGGTCGAGTGAATCGAATATTTGTCGACGAGGTCATCAAAAAGCATTTTTGCCTAAAATGGAAAAATCAAGACTCAGATCTAAAGGTGGCCGCAGTTCTCAGAAGCTTGCGTCCCCTGAAAAACCACCACGATCATTTTCACCTCCGACTGACCTGTCCACCAACAAGTCCACGCTGCATAGAACAGGAACCTCCTCCTGTTGGGACAGGA